Proteins encoded by one window of bacterium:
- a CDS encoding response regulator: MAHRPFSFRSTIEGRLWLLVVAGMSTGLLLGAAFLWQERSFAHRRQDLSVRIADHQHAEQVFSNEMNLQMRHLTSLLSNDRDDGAARRDMAEYIRHRERTDASRDRMTAAVEAAGLHETYDRFATHVAGWQFQSMRALDLRAERLVLQSRTATLAARTTEAAGRLVSDLEEQTDAAMIADAGRRRDLRILAEAGVGGDRLGQAIDRALTGDDALRVMQLRETLRTAETCQEQILLLRLTTDAAEVRALGDDRLRSAMNVLAGQLADWERLAGTKAAAPLRERQARLADLLFGTGTEAGRTAGFVELFGREQELKAEIRELMLGFREDFENIAAALADLDADMGSHSTRLRNRIDEQLQLRVASGALATLAALALFLSLARMITRSIGQIRRNEIAVASRLSDSERRFARLALLTGDLVWEADVDLNLVFLAGDAEGLTGRAADAWAGRPLLELFAEDEREAIAAACGCLFAERASIVNQESWAVGPDDTEYCMLLNCEPVTGPDGACTGIRGSSKNVTDMVMTRETLRQAKEDAEGANLELERVAAKANDMAVAAEAANAAKSEFLATMSHEIRTPMNGVLGMNEMLLETDLTPEQEEYAHLVQSSAESLLALINDILDYSKIEAGHLQLETVVFDPRDVVDEVLALLGVRADEKGLALAGIVAPEVPRAVQGDPTRLRQVLINLAGNAVKFTEQGSVTITVSRPAPAAEPDLLAFAVVDTGIGIAAPKAANLFQPFSQADSSTTRKYGGTGLGLSISQRLAELMGPGIALESEVGRGSTFRFTAHLPAVADADVPAIAPLPAGDRPLIDLPPGALADAVAAGLRSLGADPICRRISRREPPPPELASGDGPLTVVTRSVAGARRIAHLRDTLPERRLNVVLIVRPGHAQDGPPAVDGVRVVLVTEPVRFENLGRGLERLREEAPADASPRTVPEPPTGPFAGLRVLLVDDNLVNLKVARGILKRLGVVPDTANNGAEAVAKWETTPYDLILMDCMMPEMDGFEATHLIRKAEGTDRHTPIVAMTANAMAGDRERCLIAGMDEYVSKPIKAKDLRAAVEKALAAQPPHTVTS; encoded by the coding sequence GTGGCCCACCGACCGTTTTCGTTTCGTTCGACCATCGAGGGCCGCCTCTGGCTGCTCGTGGTGGCCGGCATGTCCACGGGGCTGCTCCTCGGGGCCGCCTTCCTGTGGCAGGAACGCTCGTTCGCCCACCGCCGGCAGGACCTGTCGGTCCGGATCGCCGATCACCAGCACGCCGAGCAGGTCTTCAGCAACGAGATGAACCTGCAGATGCGGCATCTGACGTCCCTGCTGTCCAACGACCGCGACGACGGCGCCGCCCGCCGCGACATGGCCGAGTACATCCGCCACCGCGAGCGGACCGACGCCTCGCGCGACCGGATGACCGCCGCGGTCGAGGCCGCCGGCCTGCACGAAACCTACGATCGCTTCGCCACCCATGTCGCCGGCTGGCAGTTCCAGTCGATGCGGGCCCTCGACCTGCGCGCCGAACGCCTCGTGCTGCAGAGCCGCACGGCTACCCTGGCGGCCCGCACCACCGAAGCCGCCGGCCGCCTGGTGTCCGACCTCGAGGAGCAGACCGACGCCGCGATGATCGCCGACGCGGGCCGGCGCCGCGACCTGCGCATCCTGGCCGAGGCGGGTGTCGGCGGCGACCGCCTGGGGCAGGCCATCGACCGGGCTCTCACCGGCGACGACGCCCTCCGGGTGATGCAACTGCGGGAGACCCTGCGCACCGCCGAGACCTGCCAGGAGCAGATCCTGCTGCTCCGCCTGACGACCGATGCCGCCGAGGTCCGCGCCCTCGGGGACGACCGCCTCCGCTCCGCCATGAACGTCCTCGCCGGTCAGCTCGCCGACTGGGAGCGGCTCGCCGGGACGAAGGCGGCCGCCCCCCTGCGCGAGCGTCAGGCGCGTCTGGCCGACCTGCTCTTCGGCACCGGCACGGAAGCGGGACGCACCGCGGGTTTCGTCGAACTCTTCGGGCGGGAACAGGAGCTGAAGGCCGAGATCCGCGAACTCATGCTCGGGTTCCGGGAGGACTTCGAGAACATCGCCGCGGCTCTCGCCGATCTCGATGCCGACATGGGCTCCCACAGCACCCGGCTGCGCAACCGGATCGACGAACAGCTGCAGCTGAGGGTCGCCTCGGGCGCCCTGGCCACCCTGGCCGCCCTGGCCCTCTTCCTCTCCCTGGCCCGGATGATCACGCGTTCCATCGGGCAGATCCGGCGCAACGAGATCGCGGTGGCCTCCCGGCTCTCCGATTCCGAGCGGCGCTTCGCCCGGCTCGCCCTGCTGACGGGCGACCTCGTCTGGGAGGCCGACGTCGACCTGAACCTCGTCTTCCTGGCCGGCGATGCCGAAGGCCTGACGGGCCGGGCCGCGGACGCCTGGGCCGGACGCCCCCTGCTCGAGCTCTTCGCCGAGGACGAACGGGAGGCGATCGCCGCCGCTTGCGGCTGCCTCTTCGCCGAACGGGCGTCCATCGTGAACCAGGAGTCCTGGGCCGTGGGACCCGACGACACCGAATACTGCATGCTGCTCAACTGCGAGCCGGTGACCGGCCCCGACGGCGCATGCACCGGCATCCGCGGCTCGAGCAAGAACGTGACCGACATGGTGATGACCCGCGAGACCCTGCGGCAGGCCAAGGAGGATGCCGAAGGCGCCAACCTCGAACTCGAGCGGGTCGCCGCCAAGGCCAACGACATGGCCGTGGCCGCCGAGGCGGCCAATGCGGCCAAGAGCGAGTTCCTGGCCACCATGAGCCACGAGATCCGCACGCCCATGAACGGGGTGCTCGGCATGAACGAGATGCTGCTGGAGACCGACCTCACGCCCGAGCAGGAGGAATACGCCCATCTCGTCCAGTCCTCGGCCGAGTCGCTCCTCGCCCTGATCAACGACATCCTCGATTACTCCAAGATCGAGGCCGGGCACCTGCAGCTCGAGACGGTGGTCTTCGACCCGCGCGACGTCGTCGACGAGGTGCTCGCGCTGCTCGGCGTGCGGGCCGACGAGAAGGGTCTGGCCCTGGCCGGCATCGTCGCCCCCGAGGTCCCCCGCGCCGTGCAGGGCGACCCGACGCGACTGCGGCAGGTGCTGATCAACCTCGCGGGCAATGCCGTCAAGTTCACCGAGCAGGGTTCGGTGACCATCACGGTCTCACGGCCCGCCCCGGCCGCCGAACCGGACCTCCTGGCCTTCGCCGTCGTCGACACCGGCATCGGCATTGCCGCCCCCAAGGCGGCCAACCTGTTCCAGCCCTTCTCCCAGGCCGACAGTTCGACGACCCGCAAGTACGGCGGCACGGGCCTCGGTCTGAGCATCTCGCAGCGCCTCGCGGAGCTCATGGGCCCGGGCATCGCGCTGGAATCGGAAGTGGGGCGCGGCTCGACGTTCCGCTTCACGGCCCACCTGCCGGCCGTGGCCGACGCCGACGTCCCGGCCATCGCCCCGCTTCCCGCCGGCGATCGCCCCCTGATCGATCTGCCGCCCGGGGCCCTGGCCGACGCCGTCGCCGCCGGACTGCGCTCCCTGGGCGCCGACCCGATCTGCCGCCGGATCTCGCGCCGCGAGCCGCCGCCGCCGGAACTCGCGAGCGGCGACGGCCCCCTGACCGTGGTGACCCGCAGCGTGGCCGGTGCCCGCCGCATCGCCCACCTGCGCGACACGCTCCCCGAGCGCCGCCTGAACGTCGTCCTGATCGTCCGACCCGGCCATGCGCAGGACGGCCCTCCGGCCGTCGACGGCGTGCGGGTCGTCCTGGTCACCGAACCCGTCCGGTTCGAGAATCTCGGCCGCGGGCTCGAGCGGTTGCGGGAGGAAGCGCCCGCCGACGCGTCCCCGCGGACGGTCCCGGAACCGCCCACCGGCCCGTTCGCCGGCCTGCGGGTGCTGCTCGTCGACGACAATCTGGTCAACCTGAAGGTGGCCCGGGGGATCCTGAAGCGGCTGGGCGTGGTTCCGGACACCGCCAACAACGGCGCCGAGGCCGTGGCGAAGTGGGAAACCACCCCCTACGACCTGATCCTGATGGACTGCATGATGCCGGAGATGGACGGCTTCGAGGCGACCCACCTGATCCGCAAGGCCGAGGGCACGGA
- the hppD gene encoding 4-hydroxyphenylpyruvate dioxygenase, producing MSEALKRIHHVEFVVGNAKQAAYFYRKGFGFDQVAYRGPETGTPERASYVLKQGDIFLILTTPLRHDDPLNIWLTLHGDGVRDVAFEVTDMDDTYGRAVANGAVPVAGPSFSEDAHGKVQTAVVKAYGEVLHTFIRRDGYRGFLPGFQAAHVPGESVGLECIDHIVANVADQQMDNWVRWYDRTLGLSRFVSYDDKDISTEYTALRSTVVASDSRNIKFPINEPAEGLKKSQIQEYIDANLTAGVQHLALKTDNILETIARLRANGVDFLPVPDGYFDTVWDRVGAVAEDKDRVRDLGILVDHDDQGYLLQLFTRPLQDRPTFFIEIIQRRGSESFGKGNFKALFVTIEQEQKLRGNL from the coding sequence ATGTCCGAGGCCCTGAAACGCATTCACCACGTGGAGTTCGTCGTGGGCAACGCCAAGCAGGCGGCCTACTTCTACCGCAAGGGCTTCGGATTCGACCAGGTCGCCTACCGGGGCCCCGAGACCGGCACGCCCGAGCGGGCGTCCTACGTCCTGAAGCAGGGCGACATCTTCCTCATCCTGACCACTCCGCTGCGCCACGACGACCCCCTGAACATCTGGCTGACCCTGCACGGGGACGGCGTCCGGGACGTCGCCTTCGAGGTCACCGACATGGACGACACCTACGGCCGCGCGGTGGCCAACGGGGCCGTCCCGGTGGCCGGGCCGTCCTTCAGCGAGGACGCCCACGGCAAGGTCCAGACCGCGGTCGTGAAGGCCTACGGCGAGGTGCTCCACACCTTCATCCGGCGCGACGGCTACCGCGGCTTCCTGCCCGGCTTCCAGGCCGCCCACGTGCCGGGCGAGAGCGTCGGGCTCGAATGCATCGACCACATCGTGGCCAACGTGGCCGACCAGCAGATGGACAACTGGGTGCGCTGGTACGACAGGACCCTCGGGCTCTCGCGCTTCGTCAGCTACGACGACAAGGACATCAGCACCGAATACACCGCCCTGCGCAGCACGGTGGTCGCCTCGGACAGCCGCAACATCAAGTTCCCCATCAACGAGCCGGCCGAGGGCCTCAAGAAGAGCCAGATCCAGGAGTACATCGACGCCAACCTCACCGCCGGCGTGCAGCACCTGGCCCTGAAGACCGACAACATCCTCGAGACCATCGCCCGGCTCCGGGCCAACGGCGTCGATTTCCTGCCCGTACCCGACGGCTATTTCGACACGGTCTGGGATCGCGTGGGGGCCGTGGCCGAGGACAAGGATCGCGTGCGCGACCTGGGCATCCTCGTCGACCACGACGACCAGGGATACCTGCTGCAGCTCTTCACGCGTCCGCTGCAGGATCGGCCGACGTTCTTCATCGAGATCATCCAGCGGCGCGGAAGCGAGAGTTTCGGGAAGGGCAACTTCAAGGCCCTCTTCGTGACGATCGAGCAGGAGCAGAAGCTGCGCGGCAACCTGTAG
- a CDS encoding homogentisate 1,2-dioxygenase yields the protein MPFYQRLGDIPAKRHVTFRREGGALLFEHLMGNLGFTGQQSLLYTIRRPTNVKHIETAWRAPREAADDRFAMRHLRTHRLEPGPSAVRDRALLLFNDDVALSLAKPRRADDFLYRNARADEVVYVSCGAGVLESQFGNLAYREGDYVVIPRGIIHRFVPDAGEQIHLVIESRGHIRTPQRYRNRHGQLLEHSPFCERDIRTPTELMVRDEVGDYEVITRVGDTCQRVVMDHHPFDTVGWDGYYFPWAFSIHDFEPIVGRLHQPPPVHQTFEGDGFVICSFVPRLYDFHPEAVPAPYNHSNVMTDEVLYYCKEEFMSRKGIEFGSITLHPDGLPHGPQPGRMEASIGAKETDELAVMLDTFKPLRVARDAAGVEDDTYGTSWLDGGRT from the coding sequence ATGCCTTTCTACCAGCGACTGGGGGACATCCCGGCCAAGCGTCACGTCACGTTCCGGCGCGAGGGCGGGGCCCTGCTCTTCGAGCATCTCATGGGCAATCTGGGGTTCACGGGCCAGCAGTCCCTGCTCTACACGATCCGCCGCCCGACCAACGTCAAGCATATCGAGACCGCCTGGCGGGCGCCCCGCGAGGCGGCCGACGACCGCTTCGCCATGCGGCACCTGCGCACCCATCGCCTGGAACCGGGGCCCAGCGCGGTGCGCGACCGGGCCCTGCTGCTCTTCAACGACGACGTGGCTCTATCGCTGGCCAAGCCGCGCCGCGCCGACGATTTCCTCTACCGCAATGCGCGGGCCGACGAGGTCGTCTACGTGAGCTGCGGCGCCGGCGTGCTCGAGTCCCAGTTCGGCAATCTGGCCTACCGCGAGGGCGACTACGTGGTCATCCCGCGGGGCATCATCCACCGCTTCGTGCCCGACGCGGGGGAGCAGATCCATCTGGTCATCGAGAGCCGGGGCCACATCCGCACCCCGCAGCGCTACCGCAACCGGCATGGTCAGCTGCTCGAGCACAGTCCGTTCTGCGAGAGGGACATCCGCACCCCGACCGAACTCATGGTGCGCGACGAGGTGGGCGACTACGAGGTCATCACCCGCGTGGGCGACACCTGCCAGCGCGTCGTGATGGACCACCACCCCTTCGATACCGTCGGCTGGGACGGCTACTACTTCCCGTGGGCCTTCAGCATCCACGACTTCGAGCCCATCGTCGGGCGCCTGCACCAGCCGCCGCCGGTGCATCAGACCTTCGAGGGCGACGGCTTCGTCATCTGCTCCTTCGTGCCGCGGCTGTACGACTTCCATCCGGAGGCCGTGCCCGCTCCGTACAACCACTCGAACGTCATGACGGACGAGGTGCTGTACTACTGCAAGGAGGAGTTCATGAGCCGCAAGGGCATCGAGTTCGGCTCGATCACCCTGCATCCGGACGGGCTGCCGCACGGGCCCCAGCCCGGGCGCATGGAGGCCTCCATCGGCGCGAAGGAGACGGACGAACTGGCCGTCATGCTCGACACGTTCAAGCCCCTGCGGGTGGCGCGCGATGCGGCCGGCGTCGAGGACGACACCTACGGAACCTCCTGGCTCGACGGCGGCCGCACGTGA
- the fahA gene encoding fumarylacetoacetase codes for MDPTVDPKIRSFVAVAPESHFPLQNLPWGVFSPTPRDEPRVGTRIGDFVLDLAVIQNAGLLDAAGLPEGLFSQPVLNPFMELDPVQRRAVRLLVHGLLRADEPTLRDDTVLRGRALLPADAVTMQFPVHVPDYTDFYASREHATNVGIMFRGKENALMPNWLHLPVGYHGRASSLVLSGHDIVRPSGQVLPADAETPVFSPCRLLDFELEMGVLIGGANAIGAPVSIDAARDHIFGYVIVNDWSARDIQKWEYQPLGPFTAKNFATSISPWVVTPEALAPFRCPAPVQAAPEPLPYLRERDRGTYDISLEVHVRAEGQTEGLRVCASNYRHLYWTAEQMIAHHTVTGCNLNTGDLLASGTISGPDKESRGSLLEITWRGTEPITLPGGGERKFLLDGDTVTMTGWCEGDGYRVGFGEVAGTVRPAVGAGRAAGR; via the coding sequence ATGGATCCCACCGTCGACCCCAAGATCCGCAGCTTCGTCGCCGTGGCGCCCGAGAGCCACTTTCCCCTGCAGAACCTGCCCTGGGGCGTGTTCTCGCCGACGCCCCGCGACGAGCCCCGGGTCGGCACGCGCATCGGGGACTTCGTGCTCGACCTGGCGGTGATCCAGAACGCGGGGCTGCTCGATGCGGCCGGGTTGCCGGAAGGGCTGTTCAGCCAGCCCGTGCTGAACCCGTTCATGGAGCTGGACCCCGTGCAGCGACGCGCCGTGCGCCTGCTCGTGCACGGCCTGCTGCGTGCGGACGAGCCGACCCTGCGCGACGACACCGTGCTGCGCGGGCGGGCGCTGCTTCCGGCCGACGCCGTCACCATGCAGTTCCCGGTGCACGTGCCCGACTACACCGATTTCTACGCCTCCCGCGAGCACGCCACCAACGTGGGCATCATGTTCCGCGGCAAGGAGAACGCCCTGATGCCCAACTGGCTGCACCTGCCGGTGGGCTACCACGGCCGGGCCTCTTCGCTGGTGCTGTCGGGGCACGACATCGTGCGGCCGAGCGGACAGGTCCTGCCCGCGGACGCCGAGACGCCCGTCTTTTCGCCCTGCCGTCTCCTGGACTTCGAGCTCGAGATGGGCGTCCTGATCGGCGGCGCCAACGCCATCGGTGCACCGGTGTCCATCGACGCCGCCCGGGATCACATCTTCGGCTACGTGATCGTCAACGACTGGTCCGCCCGCGACATCCAGAAGTGGGAGTACCAGCCGCTGGGGCCGTTCACCGCCAAGAACTTCGCCACGAGCATCTCGCCGTGGGTGGTCACCCCCGAGGCTCTGGCGCCCTTCCGCTGCCCCGCGCCGGTCCAGGCCGCGCCGGAGCCGCTGCCCTATCTGCGCGAAAGGGACCGCGGGACCTACGACATCTCCCTGGAAGTGCACGTCCGGGCCGAGGGCCAGACCGAGGGCCTGCGGGTGTGCGCGAGCAACTACCGGCACCTGTACTGGACGGCGGAGCAGATGATCGCCCACCACACCGTCACCGGCTGCAACCTGAACACGGGCGACCTGCTGGCCAGCGGCACCATCAGCGGTCCCGACAAGGAGAGCCGCGGCTCGCTGCTGGAGATCACCTGGCGCGGCACCGAGCCGATCACCTTGCCCGGCGGCGGCGAGCGGAAGTTCCTGCTCGACGGCGACACCGTCACCATGACCGGCTGGTGCGAGGGCGACGGCTACCGCGTCGGCTTCGGCGAGGTCGCCGGCACGGTGCGGCCGGCCGTGGGGGCGGGCCGGGCGGCGGGCCGATGA
- a CDS encoding acetoacetate--CoA ligase produces MSDGIGDVLWRPGPDRIAGALVTRFAAAAGAAAGRDLGAPAALHAWSVDDPAAFWRAVWDFTGVIGEGGIGRVLVDGDRMPGARWFPDVRLNFAENLLADRAGADPVALVFRDETGATRRTTRDELRAAVAALAAALRADGIGPGDRVAGFLPNIPAAVVAMLATASIGAVWSSCSPDFGRQGVLDRFGQIAPRVLFTADGYRYGGREIDSLATAAELRAALPSLERVVVAGFLAPHPALPDGATAWDDYLAPHAGAAPQYERLPFDHPLYVMYSSGTTGLPKCMVHGAGGTLLQHLKEHQLHGDLRPGEKLFYFTTCGWMMWNWLVSGLASGATVMLYDGHPLNPRTVLWDYAADEGIAVLGTSARWLAACEKAGLRPRDSHDLGALRAVLSTGSPLAPESFDWVYDAVKPDLQLSSISGGTDIISCFALGSPVLPVRRGELQCRGLGMAVAVWDDEGHAVAGAKGELVCTRPFPSMPTGFWNDDDGSRYRAAYFERFPGVWCHGDFAELRPGGGLVIHGRSDAVLNPGGVRIGTAEISRVVDQFPEVLESVLVGLERKGDVQIGLFVKLQEGLVLDQELKDAIRARIRAEKSPRHVPAVVRQVPDIPRTISGKTVELAVRDVLHGRPVKNRDALANPEALEHFARLRDEIS; encoded by the coding sequence ATGAGCGACGGGATCGGCGACGTCCTCTGGCGCCCCGGACCCGACCGGATCGCCGGCGCGCTCGTGACCCGCTTCGCCGCCGCGGCGGGTGCGGCCGCAGGCCGCGACCTCGGCGCCCCCGCCGCGCTCCACGCCTGGTCGGTCGATGATCCCGCCGCGTTCTGGCGGGCGGTGTGGGACTTCACCGGCGTGATCGGCGAGGGCGGCATCGGCCGCGTGCTCGTGGACGGCGACCGCATGCCGGGCGCCCGCTGGTTTCCCGACGTGCGCCTGAACTTCGCCGAGAACCTGCTGGCCGACCGCGCGGGGGCCGACCCCGTGGCTCTCGTCTTCCGCGACGAGACCGGCGCCACCCGGCGCACGACCCGCGACGAGCTGCGGGCCGCGGTGGCCGCCCTCGCCGCGGCGCTGCGGGCCGACGGCATCGGCCCCGGTGACCGCGTCGCCGGCTTCCTGCCCAACATCCCGGCGGCCGTGGTGGCCATGCTCGCCACCGCGAGCATCGGGGCGGTGTGGTCGAGCTGCTCGCCGGACTTCGGGCGGCAGGGGGTGCTCGACCGCTTCGGCCAGATCGCGCCCCGGGTCCTGTTCACCGCCGACGGCTACCGCTACGGCGGCCGGGAGATCGACTCCCTCGCCACGGCCGCCGAACTGCGCGCGGCCCTGCCCTCGCTGGAGCGCGTCGTCGTGGCGGGCTTCCTGGCGCCGCACCCGGCGCTCCCCGACGGGGCCACCGCCTGGGACGACTACCTCGCCCCGCATGCCGGTGCGGCGCCGCAGTACGAGCGGCTGCCCTTCGACCATCCGCTCTACGTCATGTACTCGTCCGGCACCACCGGCCTGCCCAAGTGCATGGTCCACGGGGCCGGCGGCACGCTGCTGCAGCACCTCAAGGAGCACCAGCTCCACGGCGACCTGCGTCCCGGCGAGAAGCTCTTCTACTTCACGACCTGCGGCTGGATGATGTGGAACTGGCTCGTCAGCGGGTTGGCTTCGGGCGCGACGGTCATGCTCTACGACGGCCACCCGCTGAACCCGCGCACGGTCTTGTGGGACTATGCCGCGGACGAAGGCATCGCGGTCCTGGGCACCAGTGCCCGCTGGCTCGCGGCCTGCGAGAAGGCCGGATTGCGGCCGCGCGACAGCCACGACCTGGGCGCCCTGCGCGCCGTGCTCTCCACGGGGTCCCCGCTGGCACCCGAGAGCTTCGACTGGGTGTACGACGCGGTGAAGCCCGATCTGCAGCTCAGCTCGATCTCGGGCGGCACCGACATCATCTCCTGCTTCGCCCTGGGCAGTCCGGTCCTGCCGGTGCGGCGCGGCGAACTGCAGTGCCGCGGTCTGGGCATGGCCGTCGCGGTGTGGGACGACGAAGGCCATGCCGTTGCCGGTGCGAAGGGCGAACTCGTGTGCACCCGGCCCTTCCCGTCCATGCCCACCGGCTTCTGGAACGACGACGACGGATCGCGCTACCGCGCCGCCTACTTCGAACGCTTCCCGGGCGTCTGGTGCCACGGCGACTTCGCGGAGCTCAGGCCCGGCGGCGGGCTGGTCATCCACGGCCGGTCCGACGCGGTGCTGAATCCCGGCGGGGTGCGCATCGGCACGGCCGAGATCTCCCGGGTCGTCGACCAGTTCCCGGAGGTCCTCGAATCGGTGCTCGTGGGGCTCGAGCGCAAGGGCGACGTGCAGATCGGCCTCTTCGTGAAGCTGCAGGAGGGTCTGGTGCTGGACCAGGAATTGAAGGACGCGATCCGGGCGCGGATCCGCGCCGAGAAGTCGCCGCGGCACGTGCCGGCGGTCGTGCGCCAGGTACCGGACATCCCGCGCACCATCAGCGGCAAGACGGTCGAGCTGGCGGTGCGGGACGTGCTGCACGGGCGTCCCGTGAAGAACAGGGACGCGCTGGCCAATCCCGAGGCCCTCGAGCACTTCGCCCGCCTGCGCGACGAGATCAGTTGA
- a CDS encoding response regulator, producing the protein MARILIIEDDALTREWLESLLTRNGYEVIAATNGKEGVDRFHASPADLVITDIVMPEKDGIETITDLKRSHPDLKIIAISGGDRRPADVSRNYLHSARLIGANRSMQKPIENPDILAAVRDLLN; encoded by the coding sequence CCTGATCATCGAAGACGACGCCCTGACCCGGGAATGGCTCGAGTCGCTGCTGACCCGCAACGGCTACGAGGTGATCGCGGCCACCAACGGCAAGGAGGGTGTGGACCGGTTCCACGCCAGTCCGGCGGATCTGGTGATCACGGACATCGTCATGCCGGAGAAGGACGGGATCGAGACCATCACCGATCTGAAGCGGTCGCATCCGGACCTGAAGATCATCGCCATCAGCGGGGGCGACCGGCGTCCGGCCGACGTGTCGCGCAACTACCTGCACTCGGCCCGCCTCATCGGCGCGAATCGGTCGATGCAGAAGCCGATCGAGAATCCGGACATCCTGGCCGCGGTGCGCGACCTGCTCAACTGA